The Deltaproteobacteria bacterium genome contains the following window.
GGGCGCGCGGCTATGTCATCGTGGAAACCGGGCCGGACTTTGAGGCCCGCGACAGGCCGGGGTTTGAAAGGCGACGAGCAAAGACAGGCGTCGTGTCTGTCTCAGCGCTAGAGCGCCTCGCGGCGATGGCGCCAGCAAAAAGGGGGGCGCCGCAATGAAACAAGAAAAAGAGACAAGCGCGCTAGTTCTTACCGCCGATGAATTTGCGCATCTTTGGAACGATAGCGTGTTCAGCACAACCGGTGACGCCAAGATTCTGCATGATTTTTTTCGCGATCTCATGGTGCGCGAGCGGCTCCATCACGGCACTTATTGGTTGATCGATTGCGCCTTGTTTGCCGGCGCTATCAAGCGATACCAGCCGAAGCCGGCGGGACATCTAAGCTCGGCCAAGTCTCGCGACGAATTGCAACAAGTTTCCGCTTTGATCGGGAAAATCAAAGCGTCGCCTTTCGGGTTTGTGCTTAATACTCAGGCCGACGAGTTGATGAACCTAGCTAACGCGCCGCTAACCGATGCCGCCCTGGCGGCGAAACTTACTCACCCTTTTCTCGAATCCGGTGATGCAAAAACATTCGTTGCAGGCTTAACCCTACTCGATCAATTCGCCGCTACCAGAGCGAAGTACCACGTTGAAACGTTTTTTGCCGACGTGTTGGCGGGCTGGTTTAGAAAAACGCTGAACAAGCCGCGCCGGGATTTGGTTTGTCGAATAATCGGCATGTGTTTCTACGGCGACGCGGCCAAGGGGAAGTCGATAAATACGCTCGACGAAGCTTGTCGCGAGCACCGGGCAAAATTTAAGCGGTGGCGCCGAGCAGTAAGTGCTTGGCTTTCAGCCGCCGCGAAGCACCGTGTTGCGAGTTTGCCGGCCTGAGAGCAACGCTTTTCCAGAAAGCCCGGCCTTCGCTTATTCTGGTACTTTTTTAACCGTCTTTATGCGCCGTGTCGCTCGCCCCAGCGCGGCCGCGCGGCTACTGTTGAACCATGATGCAAAACACCCACGACGCCCCGCCCTGCGATCGGCGTGTGAATCTACTTCGCGCCGATGAAGTCGCCGAAATTTTAAAGATGCAACCCGGCACCGTTTACACCCTGGCACGACGCGGCGCCTTGCCGTTCGTCCGAATAGGGCGGACGATTCGATTCGACGCCGACGAAGTGCGGCGCTTGTTAAAGGGCTTGCCGCCTGCTGCCGCGATTGAGCAAGCCGGAGCGAAGGTGTCGCGATGAATTTCGACAAGGCCGAAATCGAGCGCACGCTAAAACTTTTCTTTGAGCCCGGCGAGGTTCGGGAAATGCGTGTGCCGGAAACAAAGCGCGATGGCACCGTCAGCGGCTATTTCGATTCTGACCATTTGGCCGAGGGTACAAAAGCAGCCGCGCAATGGAGCGGCCAAGCACCCGGCGTCTATATTTTGCCCAACCCGTGCAAATCCGAGCTTCACGCCCGCGCGTACAATTGCGTAAAAACGCACGTAAAAAAACCACGTCGGGCGATGACATCCAGCGTCGGTGTTGGATGCTAATAGACTTAGACGCCAAGCGTGCATCGGGCATCAGCTCGACGAACGACGAGCACGAAGCGGCGTTGGCGGTAGGGCGCCGTTGCTATGATTACTTAATAGAGTTTGGCTTTCCCGTCGATTCGCTCGTGTCCGCCGACAGCGGCAACGGCGCGCATATCGACGTTCGCGTCGAACTGCCGAACGATGACGAGGCAACGCGGTTGGTAAAAAAATGCCTTGAAACACTCGCGCTAAAATTCGACAATGACATGGTTAAGGTTGATCGCGGCGTGTACGACGCGAACCGGCCCTTAAAACTCTACGGCACCTTGGCGGCAAAAGGCGATTCACCCCCCGACCGCCCGCATCGCATCGCGCGGCTTCTCATCGTCCCTGAAAGCGTCACCCCCACGCCTCGTGAAGTGCTTGAGAAACTGGCCGCGCTTGCGCCCGAAGCGCCAAAACATCAGCCGAGAGGCGACAATAAGAATCAACCTTCTTTTAACCTCGACGATTTCATCGCTCGCCACGAGATTGCCATTAAGTCCACAAAGCAATGGAACGATTGGCAGTTGCACATCCTGGAGGCCTGCCCATTCAATTCCGAGCACAACCACGGCGAGGTAAATATTGGCCAGCACTCAGACGGGGCGTTGAGTTTCAAGTGTAAACACGACAGTTGCGCCGATAAGAAGTGGAAAGATTACCGCGACATTTTCGAGCCCAACCGGGCAAGTGAACGCGGGGGCGACGCGAGGCCCAACCAGGGGGACAAGCTCATCGAGATCGCCCTTCAGGGCGGCGCGGAACTATTCCACACTTCGACCGACGAAGCCCATATTTCTTTTCCAATGAATGGCCATCGTGAAAACTGGCCAGTCCGTTCACGGGCGACGCGGAGTTGGTTGATTCAAATTTTCTACCAACAAACCGGCAAAGCGCCGAGCAACGAAGCAACTCAAACCGCTTTAAATCTGCTCGAAGCGAAAGCCCGGTTCGACGGCGAGACGCATGACGTACATCTGCGAACCGCGTGGTGCGGGGCTTCGTTATACTACGATCTGTGCGACGAAAAATGGCGCGCTGTAGAAATTTTCGCAAACGGCTGGCGAATTGTCGATAAGCCGCCAGTGCGATTTATTCGGCACCGGCACATGAGGGCTCAGGCCGATCCCGAAAGCGGCGGTAATCTTGACGACCTGTTCAAGTTTATCAATGTGAAAGACGGCACGGATCGCAAACTTTTGCGCGCGTGGATCGGCGCCGGACTAAATCCTAATATCCCGCGTCCCGCCTTGGTGCTGCACGGCGATCAAGGCGCCGGTAAATCGACGATTGCAAAACGGCTGCGAGAGTTGATCGATCCATCCGGCATGTCGATGCTGCGCGGTAAAGATGAAAGCGAAATCGTGCAGGGGCTTTCCCATCATTATTGCGCGATCTTCGACAACCTAACAACAGTCGGCGATTGGTTTAGCGATCTGCTTTGCCGGGCCGTCACTGGGGAAGGCTTTACCAAGCGCCAGCTCTATACCGATGGCGAAGATATTTTATTCGCGTACCAGCGCCTAGTTATCCTCACGGGAATCGGCCTTTCTGTAACCAAGCCGGACTTGCTAGATCGCTCGCTGATCGTTGCCGTCGAACGAATCCCCGACGACATACGGCGGCGCGAGCGCGAGTTGGACGTTGAATTTCAACAAGCCAAGCCGGCGCTGTTCGGCGCGCTTCTCGATAATCTGGCCGGCGCGATCAGAGTCTACGACAACATGAAGTTTACCGCGCTGCCGAGAATGGCGGATTTTGCCGCCTGGGCGATGGCCGCTGAGTTAGGCGCAGGGCGCGATCCCGCCGCATTTCGAGATACCTACACGATCAACGTCTCGCGTCAGAACGAAGAAGCCATCGAAGCGTCGGTTGTTGCAACAACCTTATTTGCCGCAATCGACGATGGCGCGGAATGGAAAGGATCGGCGAGCGAGCTTTTCGCCGTGCTCAAAGCAAAGGCCGAGGAGCTGAAAGTCCCAGCAAAATCCTTTCCCGGCTCGGCGTCGGCCTTGGGACGCCAGCTGCGCGAGATTAAACCCAACCTTGTAGCCGGGGAGTGGACTATCGAATTCGCGAAAACAGGAAAACGGCTAATTACCATCACCAGAAAAACGCCGGAATATGCCGTCAATGCCGTCTTGCCGTCCGAAACAGCGTCGAGTTTGGACAGTAAAGACAGCATGGACAGTAATAACGGCAGTTTTCAAAGTTTTTCTGCCTGCGATCCATGGAATGAAGCACCCGCCGAGGAGGAATGAAGATGCACAAACCGGACGCTGTCCCCGAAATTCAGTGCCCCTGCGGACACAAATTTAAGCCGTTCCGCCGCTTCGTTATCCCCGCCGACATCGAAGCGCTGGCCAAAGCCCTAGAACTGCCCGCCGAAGCCGTAACCCAAATGCTGAGTAGGGGTGAGACCCCCCAGCGCCGCGCGGTGGACAAAAACGGCAGGCGCTACGGGCCAGTTCTGGTGTTCCTAGACGATGCCCTTCGCGCATTGCGCGAGGTTCACAGCGACGCCCAAAAGGCACCCAAAAGACGCACCGTAGTCGTCCCCAAGGTGCAACACGAACGATGAAAAATAATATCGCACGACGGGAACTTTACTGGGTGTGCGACATTGCCGCGTTGACTGGCCGGTCCAAGCGCCAAGTTTATCGTTGGCGTAAGGCCGGCTTATTAAACGGGCACTATCGCCGACGCGGTGCCGCCTTGGAGCTTATCTTCACAGCCGACGACGTTGACAAATTTCTCGACCATTTCTTGAGCCCCTACGAACTCGAATCCGATCAAAATTTGGAGGGATTACTTTCGCTGCTGAGAAAGCGCGCCGCCAAAGCGAGGGCGTCGGCGATGGCGAAACGTTACGGACGGTGAAGTGACTATGAACGAAACATCACCTGCCCTTCTCGCGGACGCTTTCGCTGCGATGCTCAAACCGACCATCGAGCAAGCGGTCGAGGTATAGAGTGGACCTTCCAGAAATTCTTACCCGCCTGGTAAAGCTGGAAGATGCCTTTCTTGTTGGGCTTCAGGACGTGCGCTCTATCCGTGGCGAAATTCAAAAGCGCGGCGAGCAAAGCGCCACGCTTGAACCGTTGCTTGAGGCGGAAAAGGTCGCGGAAATTCTCGGCGTCGATGTTGGCTACATTTACAGTCAAGCGAGAGCAAACAAGATTCCATCCGTAAAGCTCGGCAAGTATCGCAAGTTTTCCCCCGCGCAGCTAAAAAAGTGGCTCGATCGCAAGAATGGTTCTTGACAATCGCCCCATAGAAAGAATACGTTACGGATACTATGACGGGTCAAGAACTAAGGCGGGCAAGGCGACGATTGCAATTGACGCAGCGCGAACTCGGGGCGCAGTTGGAACTGCATAAAAACACGATTGCGCGCATGGAGCGGGACGAACTCCCGGTGGTCAAGACAACCGAACTTGCCGTTAGATTCCTGCTCGTTAAGGCAGGAGGAAAATCATGAAACGAACCAGAGGTAGCGGCAGCGTGTATCCGCACGGCGCCGTGTACTGGTGCAAGTATTACCTGAACGGGAAACCGCTCAGGGAGAACACGCACTGTAAACAAGAGGCCGACGCCAAGAAGTTTCTTAGACGCAAGCTTGGCCAAATCGCGGTGGGACGATTCACCAGCCCGCAGGTGGAGAAGGTCACGGTGAACGACCTGGCGGAGGATATTCGCAACGACTACAAGGTGAACGGCAAGGCGAGCGGCGATGACTTGGAGTTTCGCTTGAAGCATCTTTTGCCGGTGCTCGGCCATATCCGGGCGCATGAGCTAGGCACCGATGTTATCAAGCAATACGTGGCGCGGCGGTTAGAGGAGAAGGCCAGCAATGCGAGTATTAACCGGGAAATGGCGGCGCTGAAACGGATGTTTAACATTGGCATCCAAGCTGAGAAAATCTACCGCAAGCCCTATATCCCGATGCTGGCCGAGAACAACGTCCGCCGGGGGTTCTTTGAACATGCCGAGTTCGTCGCATTCCGCGCTCAATTCTCGGCTGAACTTCAGCCCCTGTTGACGTTCGCTTATTACACTGGCTGGCGGAAGAGCGAGATTCTAAGCTTGCTCTGGAAGCAGGTAGACGTAGATAACCGGATCGTCAAGCTTGATCCCGGCACGACCAAGAGCGGTGCGGGTAGGACGCTAGTCCTTGATGGCGAGTTGCTGGAATTGATCGAGCAGCAATGGCAGCGGCGCGGGGTGGCCGAGATTCCGAATCAGTCACCGGCGCTGATCTGTGCGTATGTGTTTCACCGGCGCGGTCGGCCTATCAAGGACTTTAGCGAAGCTTGGGATAGGGCTTGTAAGGCTGTCGGGCTGGAAGGACGAATCTTTCACGACTTCCGGCGCACGGCG
Protein-coding sequences here:
- a CDS encoding site-specific integrase: MKRTRGSGSVYPHGAVYWCKYYLNGKPLRENTHCKQEADAKKFLRRKLGQIAVGRFTSPQVEKVTVNDLAEDIRNDYKVNGKASGDDLEFRLKHLLPVLGHIRAHELGTDVIKQYVARRLEEKASNASINREMAALKRMFNIGIQAEKIYRKPYIPMLAENNVRRGFFEHAEFVAFRAQFSAELQPLLTFAYYTGWRKSEILSLLWKQVDVDNRIVKLDPGTTKSGAGRTLVLDGELLELIEQQWQRRGVAEIPNQSPALICAYVFHRRGRPIKDFSEAWDRACKAVGLEGRIFHDFRRTAVRNMVRAGVPERVAMMISGHKTRSVFDRYNIVSEDDLKQAALKTWTHIQAQPSTKKVVSISTRSV
- a CDS encoding DNA-binding protein, encoding MPFSRTLSLRCSNRPSSKRSRYRVDLPEILTRLVKLEDAFLVGLQDVRSIRGEIQKRGEQSATLEPLLEAEKVAEILGVDVGYIYSQARANKIPSVKLGKYRKFSPAQLKKWLDRKNGS
- a CDS encoding DNA-binding protein; translated protein: MQNTHDAPPCDRRVNLLRADEVAEILKMQPGTVYTLARRGALPFVRIGRTIRFDADEVRRLLKGLPPAAAIEQAGAKVSR
- a CDS encoding helix-turn-helix domain-containing protein, encoding MTGQELRRARRRLQLTQRELGAQLELHKNTIARMERDELPVVKTTELAVRFLLVKAGGKS
- a CDS encoding ATP-binding protein, yielding MLIDLDAKRASGISSTNDEHEAALAVGRRCYDYLIEFGFPVDSLVSADSGNGAHIDVRVELPNDDEATRLVKKCLETLALKFDNDMVKVDRGVYDANRPLKLYGTLAAKGDSPPDRPHRIARLLIVPESVTPTPREVLEKLAALAPEAPKHQPRGDNKNQPSFNLDDFIARHEIAIKSTKQWNDWQLHILEACPFNSEHNHGEVNIGQHSDGALSFKCKHDSCADKKWKDYRDIFEPNRASERGGDARPNQGDKLIEIALQGGAELFHTSTDEAHISFPMNGHRENWPVRSRATRSWLIQIFYQQTGKAPSNEATQTALNLLEAKARFDGETHDVHLRTAWCGASLYYDLCDEKWRAVEIFANGWRIVDKPPVRFIRHRHMRAQADPESGGNLDDLFKFINVKDGTDRKLLRAWIGAGLNPNIPRPALVLHGDQGAGKSTIAKRLRELIDPSGMSMLRGKDESEIVQGLSHHYCAIFDNLTTVGDWFSDLLCRAVTGEGFTKRQLYTDGEDILFAYQRLVILTGIGLSVTKPDLLDRSLIVAVERIPDDIRRRERELDVEFQQAKPALFGALLDNLAGAIRVYDNMKFTALPRMADFAAWAMAAELGAGRDPAAFRDTYTINVSRQNEEAIEASVVATTLFAAIDDGAEWKGSASELFAVLKAKAEELKVPAKSFPGSASALGRQLREIKPNLVAGEWTIEFAKTGKRLITITRKTPEYAVNAVLPSETASSLDSKDSMDSNNGSFQSFSACDPWNEAPAEEE